A single region of the Streptomyces sp. NBC_00425 genome encodes:
- a CDS encoding M50 family metallopeptidase, which yields MDSTAALALPDLWDRLVGTQTDPDLWVVIATAVAALAVVVPHRLWRLSRNAITIAHEGGHGLVALLTGRQLTGIRLHSDTSGLTLSRGKPHGLGMILTAAAGYPAPPLLGLGGAALLGAGRITLLLWVATALLLAMLVMIRNAYGALTVVLTGGAFLLVSWLAGPQVQAAFAYAVVWFLLLGGVRPAFELQAKRSHGGAGDSDADQLSRLTHVPAGLWLFLFHAVSLCALLGGGRWLLGL from the coding sequence ATGGACAGCACCGCCGCCCTCGCGCTGCCCGACCTGTGGGACCGTCTCGTCGGCACCCAGACCGACCCCGACCTGTGGGTGGTGATCGCCACCGCGGTGGCGGCGCTCGCGGTCGTCGTGCCGCACCGCCTGTGGCGGCTCTCCCGCAACGCGATCACCATCGCCCACGAGGGCGGCCACGGCCTGGTCGCGCTGCTGACCGGCCGCCAACTGACCGGTATACGGCTGCACTCCGACACCAGCGGCCTCACCCTCAGCCGGGGCAAGCCGCACGGCCTCGGCATGATCCTCACCGCTGCCGCCGGCTACCCCGCTCCCCCGCTGCTCGGCCTCGGCGGCGCCGCCCTGCTGGGCGCCGGCCGCATCACCCTTCTGCTCTGGGTGGCGACGGCCCTGCTGCTGGCGATGCTGGTGATGATCCGCAACGCGTACGGCGCCCTCACGGTCGTCCTCACCGGCGGCGCCTTCCTGCTCGTGTCCTGGCTGGCGGGCCCCCAGGTCCAGGCGGCGTTCGCGTACGCGGTGGTGTGGTTCCTGCTGCTGGGCGGGGTCCGTCCGGCGTTCGAGCTGCAGGCGAAGCGGTCGCACGGCGGAGCCGGGGACTCCGACGCGGACCAGCTGTCGAGGCTGACCCACGTGCCGGCCGGCCTGTGGCTGTTCCTCTTCCACGCGGTCAGCCTGTGCGCGCTGCTGGGCGGCGGCAGGTGGCTGCTGGGGCTGTAG
- the aroA gene encoding 3-phosphoshikimate 1-carboxyvinyltransferase produces the protein MAPNPAHTALWPAPHASEAVDATVHVPGSKSVTNRALVLAALASEPGWLRRPLRSRDTLLMADALRAMGVEIEETVSSSSTGGAGNPDRAGEAWRVLPDGLRGPATVDVGNAGTVMRFLPPLAALADGPVRFDGDPRSYERPLHGVIDALRVLGARIDDDGRGALPLTVHGSGALDGGPVEIDASSSSQFVSALLLSGPRFNQGVEVRHTGSSLPSMPHIRMTVDMLRAVGAQVDTPESGGEPNVWRVTPGALLGRDLTIEPDLSNAQPFLAAALVTGGRVLIPDWPARTTQPGDRLREIFTEMGGSCELADYGLVFTGSGSIHGIDVDLGDVGELTPGIAAVAALADSPSTLRGVAHLRLHETDRLAALTKEINELGGDVTETADGLHIRPRRLHGGIFHTYDDHRMATAGAIIGLTVEGVQIENVATTAKTMPDFPELWTGMLGA, from the coding sequence ATGGCCCCGAACCCCGCCCACACCGCCCTCTGGCCCGCCCCCCACGCGAGCGAGGCCGTCGACGCGACGGTCCACGTGCCGGGGTCGAAGTCCGTCACCAACCGCGCGCTGGTGCTGGCCGCGCTGGCCTCCGAGCCCGGCTGGCTGCGCCGCCCGCTGCGCTCCCGCGACACCCTGCTGATGGCCGATGCCCTGCGGGCCATGGGCGTCGAGATCGAGGAGACGGTGTCGTCCAGCTCCACCGGCGGCGCGGGGAACCCCGACCGCGCGGGCGAGGCGTGGCGCGTGCTGCCCGACGGCCTGCGCGGCCCGGCCACGGTGGACGTGGGCAACGCGGGCACCGTGATGCGCTTCCTGCCGCCGCTCGCCGCCCTCGCCGACGGACCCGTTCGTTTCGACGGCGACCCGCGGTCCTACGAGCGTCCCCTGCACGGTGTCATCGACGCGCTGCGCGTCCTCGGCGCCCGTATCGACGACGACGGCCGCGGGGCGCTGCCGCTGACCGTGCACGGCAGCGGTGCGCTGGACGGCGGCCCGGTGGAGATCGACGCCTCCTCCTCGTCCCAGTTCGTGTCGGCCCTGCTGCTGTCGGGACCGCGCTTCAACCAGGGCGTGGAGGTCCGGCACACCGGCTCCTCGCTGCCCTCGATGCCGCACATCCGGATGACGGTCGACATGCTGCGCGCGGTCGGCGCGCAGGTGGACACCCCGGAGTCGGGCGGCGAGCCGAACGTCTGGCGGGTCACGCCGGGCGCGCTGCTGGGCCGCGACCTCACGATCGAGCCGGATCTGTCCAACGCCCAGCCGTTCCTCGCGGCGGCGCTGGTCACCGGCGGCCGGGTGCTGATCCCGGACTGGCCGGCCCGCACCACCCAACCGGGTGACCGGCTGCGCGAGATCTTCACCGAGATGGGCGGTTCCTGCGAACTGGCCGACTACGGCCTGGTCTTCACCGGCTCGGGCTCGATCCACGGCATCGACGTCGACCTGGGCGACGTCGGCGAGCTGACGCCGGGCATCGCGGCGGTCGCCGCCCTCGCGGACTCCCCGTCCACCCTGCGCGGCGTCGCCCATCTGCGGCTGCACGAGACGGACCGGCTGGCCGCGCTGACCAAGGAGATCAACGAACTGGGCGGGGACGTCACGGAGACCGCCGACGGTCTGCACATCCGTCCGCGCCGGCTGCACGGCGGGATCTTCCACACCTACGACGACCACCGCATGGCGACGGCCGGCGCGATCATCGGCCTGACCGTGGAGGGCGTGCAGATCGAGAACGTGGCGACGACCGCGAAGACCATGCCGGACTTCCCGGAACTGTGGACCGGGATGCTCGGGGCGTAG